One stretch of Xanthomonas sp. DAR 35659 DNA includes these proteins:
- the adhP gene encoding alcohol dehydrogenase AdhP: protein MDKTMKAAVVRAFGQPLTIEEVAVPRPQAGDILVKIEACGVCHTDLHAAEGDWPVKPNPPFIPGHEGVGHVVAVGAGVDHIKEGDRVGIPWLYSACGHCEHCLGGWETLCEAQQNSGYSVNGGFAEYALANAGYVGHLPKNVGFVEIAPILCAGVTVYKGLKVTDTKPGNWVVISGIGGLGHMAVQYAKAMGLNVAAVDVDDAKLALARRLGATVTVNALTTDPVAYLKKEIGGAHGALVTAVSPKAFEQAIGMVRRGGTVSLNGLPPGQFPLDIFGMVLNGVTVRGSIVGTRLDLQESLEFAEQGKVAATVATAALENVNDVFDRMRAGQIEGRIVLDMAA, encoded by the coding sequence ATGGACAAGACGATGAAAGCCGCGGTGGTGCGTGCGTTCGGCCAGCCGCTGACGATCGAGGAAGTGGCGGTGCCGCGGCCGCAGGCCGGCGACATCCTGGTCAAGATCGAGGCATGCGGCGTGTGCCACACCGACCTGCACGCGGCCGAGGGCGACTGGCCGGTGAAGCCGAACCCGCCGTTCATTCCCGGCCACGAGGGCGTGGGCCACGTGGTCGCGGTCGGTGCCGGCGTGGACCACATCAAGGAAGGCGACCGGGTCGGCATTCCGTGGCTGTACTCGGCCTGCGGGCATTGCGAACACTGCCTGGGCGGCTGGGAAACGCTGTGCGAGGCGCAGCAGAACTCCGGCTACTCGGTCAACGGCGGCTTCGCCGAGTACGCGCTGGCCAACGCGGGTTATGTCGGCCATCTGCCGAAGAACGTCGGCTTCGTCGAGATCGCGCCGATCCTGTGCGCCGGCGTCACCGTGTACAAGGGCCTGAAGGTCACCGACACCAAGCCCGGCAACTGGGTGGTGATCTCCGGCATCGGCGGGCTCGGGCACATGGCGGTGCAGTACGCCAAGGCGATGGGCCTGAACGTGGCGGCGGTGGACGTGGACGACGCCAAGCTGGCGCTGGCGCGGCGCCTGGGCGCCACGGTCACGGTCAACGCGTTGACCACCGACCCGGTCGCCTACCTGAAGAAGGAGATCGGCGGCGCGCACGGCGCGCTGGTCACCGCGGTATCGCCGAAGGCGTTCGAGCAGGCGATCGGCATGGTCCGCCGCGGCGGCACGGTGTCGTTGAACGGATTGCCGCCGGGCCAGTTCCCGCTGGACATCTTCGGCATGGTGCTCAACGGCGTGACCGTGCGCGGTTCCATCGTCGGCACCCGCCTGGACCTGCAGGAATCGCTGGAGTTCGCCGAGCAGGGCAAGGTCGCCGCGACCGTGGCCACCGCCGCGCTGGAGAACGTCAACGACGTGTTCGACCGGATGCGCGCCGGCCAGATCGAAGGCCGCATCGTGCTGGACATGGCGGCGTGA
- the adh gene encoding aldehyde dehydrogenase: MNAVTTAKPHATDPQSIFKSRYGNFIGGQWVEPRSGQYFDNSTPISGKVFTSVARSNAQDVEAALDAAHAAKDAWGKTSATERSNVLLKIADRIEQNLELLAYAETWDNGKPLRETLNADVPLCADHFRYFAGAVRAQEGGISEIDHDTIAYHFHEPLGVVGQIIPWNFPLLMACWKLAPALAAGNCVVMKPAEQTPASILVLMEVIGDLLPAGVLNVVNGFGLEAGKPLASSPRIAKIAFTGETTTGRLIMQYASQNLIPVTLELGGKSPNIFFADVMAEDDDFLDKAVEGFVLFAFNQGEVCTCPSRALIQESIYDKFMEKALKRVAAIKQGNPLDPNTMVGAQASSEQLEKILSYIDIGKQEGAEVLIGGERNALDGELAGGFYVKPTVFKGHNKMRIFQEEIFGPVVSVTTFKDEAEALAIANDTLYGLGAGVWSRDAARLYRMGRAIQAGRVWTNCYHAYPAHAAFGGYKQSGIGRENHKMMLDHYQQTKNLLVSYSPKALGFF; encoded by the coding sequence ATGAACGCCGTCACCACCGCCAAGCCGCATGCCACCGATCCGCAGTCCATCTTCAAGTCGCGTTACGGGAACTTCATCGGCGGCCAATGGGTGGAACCCAGGAGCGGCCAGTACTTCGACAACAGCACGCCGATCAGCGGCAAGGTGTTCACCTCGGTGGCGCGCTCCAACGCGCAGGACGTCGAGGCCGCGCTCGACGCCGCGCACGCGGCCAAGGACGCGTGGGGCAAGACCTCGGCGACCGAGCGCAGCAACGTGCTGCTGAAGATCGCCGACCGCATCGAGCAGAACCTGGAGCTGCTGGCCTATGCCGAGACCTGGGACAACGGCAAGCCGCTGCGCGAGACGCTCAACGCCGACGTGCCGCTGTGCGCCGACCACTTCCGCTACTTCGCCGGCGCGGTGCGCGCGCAGGAAGGCGGCATCTCCGAGATCGACCACGACACCATCGCCTACCACTTCCACGAACCGCTCGGCGTGGTCGGGCAGATCATCCCGTGGAACTTCCCGCTGCTGATGGCGTGCTGGAAACTCGCCCCGGCGCTGGCCGCCGGCAACTGCGTGGTGATGAAGCCGGCCGAGCAGACCCCCGCCTCGATCCTGGTGCTGATGGAGGTGATCGGCGACCTGCTTCCGGCCGGCGTGCTCAACGTGGTCAACGGCTTCGGCCTGGAGGCCGGCAAGCCGCTGGCCAGCAGCCCGCGCATCGCCAAGATCGCCTTCACCGGCGAGACCACCACCGGCCGCCTGATCATGCAGTACGCCAGCCAGAACCTGATCCCGGTGACGCTGGAGCTGGGCGGCAAGTCGCCGAACATCTTCTTCGCCGACGTGATGGCCGAGGACGACGATTTCCTCGACAAGGCGGTCGAAGGCTTCGTGCTGTTCGCCTTCAACCAGGGCGAGGTGTGTACCTGCCCGTCGCGCGCGCTGATCCAGGAATCGATCTACGACAAGTTCATGGAGAAGGCGCTCAAGCGGGTGGCGGCGATCAAGCAGGGCAACCCGCTGGATCCCAACACCATGGTCGGCGCGCAGGCCTCCAGCGAGCAGTTGGAGAAGATCCTGTCCTACATCGACATCGGCAAGCAGGAAGGCGCCGAGGTGCTGATCGGCGGCGAGCGCAACGCGCTGGACGGCGAGTTGGCAGGCGGCTTCTACGTCAAGCCGACCGTGTTCAAGGGCCACAACAAGATGCGCATCTTCCAGGAGGAGATCTTCGGCCCGGTCGTCTCGGTGACCACCTTCAAGGACGAGGCAGAGGCGCTGGCGATCGCCAACGACACGCTGTACGGGTTGGGTGCGGGCGTGTGGAGCCGCGACGCGGCGCGGCTGTACCGCATGGGCCGCGCGATCCAGGCCGGACGGGTGTGGACCAACTGCTACCACGCCTATCCGGCGCATGCCGCGTTCGGCGGCTACAAGCAGTCGGGCATCGGCCGCGAGAACCACAAGATGATGCTCGACCACTACCAGCAGACCAAGAACCTGCTGGTCAGCTATTCGCCGAAGGCGCTGGGCTTCTTCTGA
- a CDS encoding sigma-54-dependent Fis family transcriptional regulator: MAHPQSQHHLGHARRLFFERGGAPTGQVPDTILQSWQRCQRLGLAAQRTPPIEPVSAPRLRELREAHERLWRLARAELDGLAGDAAATGSIVLLTDEAGWILDAEGSPGFLDKAGRVALMPGACWSETQVGTNAIGTAIVESRSLEVRGGEHYFAPHQILSCAAVPIFDPYGQLAGVLDISGDASVQHMHALGLARRAVASIEHRYFDEGIAGCELLRVHHDPALLGTAREGLLAFRNGKLVAANRAGLQLFGLERHDLGRAPYAALFEEPLSRLRQQGSVFDLQGRVLHGRVDSAGDARPRRRSPQAPITVSAAARAQPGGDAPLFDAAQAQALERARRVLDAQLPVLVQGETGTGKEVFARELHRRSARAGKPFVAVNCAALPEGLIEAELFGYEDGAFTGARKHGNPGLLRQADGGVLFLDEIGDMPLALQPRLLRVLQERELLPLGGGKPVPLDFALICATHRDLDAAMAEQRFRPDLYYRIAHHCVQIPALRAHPDRRTLVQDLWAQVGQGRRLTEAALAALAAYPWPGNLRQLVACLRTLVALSDAGSVVDVDALPAYLPGAGRGMRAAAGSAAPGQGGAHGPPLATAASASPHATDLDSLALAAMREALDACGGNVARAARQLGVSRSTLYRRLKLGRH; this comes from the coding sequence ATGGCGCACCCGCAATCGCAGCACCACCTCGGCCACGCCCGTCGCCTGTTCTTCGAGCGCGGCGGCGCGCCGACCGGGCAGGTGCCGGACACCATCCTGCAATCGTGGCAGCGCTGCCAGCGCCTGGGCCTGGCCGCGCAGCGCACGCCGCCGATCGAGCCGGTCAGCGCGCCGCGCTTGCGCGAACTGCGCGAGGCGCACGAGCGCCTGTGGCGGCTGGCCCGCGCCGAGCTGGACGGCCTGGCCGGCGACGCCGCCGCCACCGGCAGCATCGTGCTGCTGACCGACGAGGCCGGCTGGATCCTCGACGCCGAAGGCAGCCCGGGCTTCCTCGACAAGGCCGGGCGCGTGGCGCTGATGCCGGGCGCGTGCTGGAGCGAGACCCAGGTCGGCACCAACGCGATCGGCACCGCCATCGTCGAAAGCCGTTCGCTGGAAGTGCGCGGCGGCGAGCACTATTTCGCGCCGCACCAGATCCTCAGCTGCGCCGCGGTGCCGATCTTCGATCCCTACGGCCAGCTCGCCGGCGTGCTCGACATCTCCGGCGACGCCAGCGTGCAGCACATGCACGCGCTGGGCCTGGCGCGCAGGGCGGTGGCCAGCATCGAACACCGCTATTTCGACGAGGGCATCGCCGGCTGCGAGCTGCTGCGCGTGCACCACGATCCGGCCCTGCTCGGCACCGCGCGCGAGGGCCTGCTCGCGTTCCGCAACGGCAAGCTGGTCGCGGCCAACCGTGCCGGCCTGCAGCTGTTCGGACTGGAACGCCACGACCTGGGCCGCGCGCCGTACGCGGCCCTGTTCGAGGAACCGCTGTCGCGCTTGCGCCAGCAGGGAAGCGTGTTCGACCTGCAGGGCCGCGTGCTGCACGGACGCGTGGACAGCGCCGGCGACGCGCGCCCGCGGCGGCGTTCGCCGCAGGCGCCGATCACCGTGTCGGCGGCCGCGCGCGCGCAGCCGGGCGGCGACGCACCGCTGTTCGATGCCGCGCAGGCGCAGGCGCTGGAACGCGCGCGGCGCGTGCTCGATGCGCAACTGCCGGTGCTGGTGCAGGGCGAGACCGGCACCGGCAAGGAAGTGTTCGCGCGCGAACTGCACCGGCGCAGCGCGCGCGCCGGCAAGCCGTTCGTGGCGGTGAATTGCGCGGCGCTGCCGGAGGGGCTGATCGAGGCCGAACTGTTCGGCTACGAGGACGGCGCCTTCACCGGCGCGCGCAAGCACGGCAACCCCGGCCTGCTGCGCCAGGCCGACGGCGGCGTGCTGTTCCTGGACGAGATCGGCGACATGCCGCTGGCCCTGCAGCCGCGGCTGCTGCGCGTGCTGCAGGAGCGCGAACTGCTGCCGCTGGGCGGCGGCAAGCCGGTGCCGCTGGATTTCGCGCTGATCTGCGCCACCCATCGCGACCTGGACGCGGCGATGGCCGAGCAGCGCTTCCGTCCGGACCTGTACTACCGCATCGCCCATCACTGCGTGCAGATCCCGGCGCTGCGCGCGCACCCGGACCGCCGCACGCTGGTGCAGGACCTGTGGGCGCAGGTGGGGCAGGGCCGGCGCCTCACCGAGGCCGCGCTCGCGGCGCTGGCCGCCTATCCCTGGCCGGGCAACCTGCGCCAACTGGTGGCCTGCCTGCGCACCCTGGTCGCGCTGAGCGATGCCGGTAGCGTGGTGGACGTCGATGCCTTGCCGGCCTATCTGCCCGGCGCGGGGCGGGGCATGCGCGCGGCCGCCGGCAGCGCGGCGCCAGGGCAGGGCGGGGCGCACGGCCCACCGCTGGCGACGGCGGCGAGCGCCTCGCCGCACGCGACCGATCTGGACAGCCTCGCCCTGGCGGCGATGCGCGAGGCGCTGGACGCCTGCGGCGGCAACGTCGCGCGTGCCGCGCGCCAGCTCGGCGTCAGCCGCAGCACGCTGTACCGGCGGCTGAAGTTGGGGAGGCACTGA
- a CDS encoding DUF779 domain-containing protein translates to MDAAPASGLPLQVLATLPALQLIERLRARHGALLFHQSGGCCDGSSPMCYPQDDFIVGDQDVQLGEIGGAPFYISASQFAYWKHTQLIIDVVPGRGGMFSLENGEGVRFLVRSRLFDDSEYAALEAAGKV, encoded by the coding sequence ATGGACGCCGCGCCCGCTTCCGGCCTGCCGTTGCAGGTGCTGGCCACGCTGCCGGCGCTGCAGCTGATCGAACGGTTGCGGGCGCGGCACGGCGCGCTGCTGTTCCACCAGTCCGGCGGCTGTTGCGACGGTTCCTCGCCGATGTGCTACCCGCAGGACGACTTCATCGTCGGCGACCAGGACGTGCAACTGGGCGAGATCGGCGGCGCGCCGTTCTACATCAGCGCTTCGCAGTTCGCGTACTGGAAGCACACCCAGTTGATCATCGACGTGGTGCCCGGCCGCGGCGGCATGTTCTCGCTGGAGAACGGCGAGGGCGTGCGCTTTCTGGTGCGCTCGCGGCTGTTCGACGACAGCGAGTATGCCGCGCTGGAGGCGGCGGGGAAGGTGTAG
- a CDS encoding XVIPCD domain-containing protein, which produces MPRYTIVESVGHGTQAIHDYEDIERHHPTRGNERGRVYATVNGEREELLGNYRGSATVSHDGDHYVSKDFVLKVGNNNAVPVPAIASGYIGQIDPRNGIVQIYDKPANDPSREMIAQYRHLDLRNTQLHTGDRIEYGESVGIQGGFNKGNPSAFGKHVHVDINTSYLPQADRYIRDIDSGAISTDRRPQHAAPNLTAPATVANISGNGHTVAAPGGAAAAAKQAAPMADGVLRKDEHGPEVKALQERLVQLGYTDAQGRALVPDGKFGDRTKHAVEAFQRDHHLDVDGIAGRDTLKALKDAQARAPATAADDAARAPLLSDRSHPRHPMFLQAVAGLEKLGPAAGFANRAELERAAGTLTQDASIGGMSQIDHVVPSNNGKGFIAVEGKLDDPAHRRAFVDRDQAVQQTLEQSTQKLQQDLNIGLRQEPAQPARDTTRAMAM; this is translated from the coding sequence ATGCCCAGGTACACGATCGTCGAGTCCGTCGGACACGGCACGCAAGCGATTCACGACTACGAGGATATCGAGCGCCATCATCCGACCCGCGGCAACGAGCGCGGCCGGGTCTACGCCACGGTCAACGGCGAGCGCGAGGAGCTGCTCGGCAACTACCGCGGCTCGGCCACCGTCTCGCACGACGGCGACCATTACGTCTCCAAGGATTTCGTGCTGAAGGTCGGCAACAACAACGCCGTGCCGGTGCCGGCCATCGCCAGCGGCTATATCGGCCAGATCGATCCGCGCAACGGCATCGTGCAGATCTACGACAAGCCGGCCAACGATCCCAGCCGCGAGATGATCGCCCAGTACCGGCACCTGGATCTGCGCAACACCCAGTTGCACACCGGCGACCGCATCGAATACGGCGAGTCGGTGGGCATCCAGGGCGGCTTCAACAAAGGCAACCCCAGTGCGTTCGGCAAGCACGTGCATGTCGACATCAACACCAGCTACCTGCCGCAGGCCGACCGCTACATCCGCGACATCGACAGCGGCGCCATCAGCACCGATCGGCGCCCGCAACACGCCGCGCCCAACCTGACCGCGCCGGCCACGGTCGCCAACATCTCCGGCAATGGCCACACGGTGGCCGCGCCGGGCGGTGCCGCCGCCGCCGCGAAGCAGGCCGCGCCGATGGCCGATGGCGTATTGCGCAAGGACGAACACGGCCCGGAAGTGAAGGCGTTGCAGGAACGGCTGGTGCAGTTGGGCTACACCGATGCGCAGGGTCGGGCGCTGGTCCCCGACGGCAAGTTCGGCGACCGCACCAAGCACGCGGTCGAAGCGTTCCAGCGCGATCACCATCTGGACGTGGACGGCATCGCCGGGCGCGACACGCTCAAGGCGCTGAAGGACGCGCAGGCGCGTGCGCCCGCCACCGCCGCGGACGATGCGGCGCGCGCGCCGCTGCTGTCGGATCGGTCGCACCCGCGCCACCCCATGTTCCTGCAGGCCGTGGCCGGACTGGAGAAGCTCGGGCCGGCGGCCGGATTCGCCAACCGGGCCGAACTCGAGCGGGCCGCGGGCACGCTGACCCAGGACGCCAGCATCGGAGGGATGTCGCAGATCGATCATGTGGTTCCCAGCAACAACGGCAAAGGATTCATCGCGGTGGAAGGCAAGCTGGACGATCCGGCGCATCGGCGCGCCTTCGTCGATCGCGACCAGGCCGTGCAGCAGACCCTCGAGCAGTCCACGCAGAAGCTGCAGCAGGACCTGAACATCGGGCTGCGGCAGGAGCCGGCGCAGCCGGCACGGGACACGACGCGCGCGATGGCGATGTAG
- a CDS encoding SDR family oxidoreductase, with translation MQRLHGKIALITGASSGIGRATALLFAREGACVVAGARRGAALDALVAEIAAAGGRAACLAGDVREEAYAQALVALAVERFGGLDIAFNNAGTLGTLAPTPAVDAHAWQEAIDTNLSAAFYGAKHQLPALLARGGGALIFTSTFVGHTVGFPGTAAYAASKAGLIGLTQALAAEFGPQAVRVNALLPGGTETPMAHAMNGDAQALAQVAQLHALKRLAQPEELARAALFLASDDASFMTGSAMLVDGGISINRS, from the coding sequence ATGCAACGCTTGCACGGCAAGATCGCACTCATCACCGGCGCCAGTTCCGGCATCGGCCGCGCCACCGCCCTGTTGTTCGCGCGCGAAGGCGCCTGCGTGGTGGCGGGCGCCCGCCGCGGCGCGGCGCTGGACGCGCTGGTGGCCGAGATCGCCGCCGCCGGCGGGCGCGCCGCGTGCCTGGCCGGCGACGTACGCGAGGAGGCCTACGCGCAGGCGCTGGTCGCGCTGGCCGTGGAACGCTTCGGTGGCCTGGACATCGCCTTCAACAACGCCGGCACGCTCGGCACGCTGGCGCCCACGCCCGCAGTGGACGCGCACGCCTGGCAGGAGGCGATCGACACCAACCTCAGCGCGGCGTTCTATGGCGCCAAGCACCAGCTCCCGGCGCTGCTCGCGCGCGGCGGCGGCGCGCTGATCTTCACCTCCACCTTCGTCGGCCACACCGTCGGCTTCCCCGGCACCGCCGCCTATGCGGCCAGCAAGGCGGGGCTGATCGGGCTGACCCAGGCGCTGGCCGCCGAATTCGGGCCGCAGGCGGTGCGGGTCAATGCGCTGCTGCCGGGCGGCACCGAGACGCCGATGGCGCACGCGATGAACGGCGACGCGCAGGCGCTGGCGCAGGTGGCGCAGTTGCACGCGCTCAAGCGCCTGGCGCAACCGGAGGAGCTGGCGCGCGCGGCGCTGTTCCTGGCGTCAGACGATGCCTCGTTCATGACCGGCAGCGCGATGCTGGTCGATGGCGGCATCTCGATCAATCGCAGCTGA
- a CDS encoding TonB-dependent receptor family protein → MPDRTPLALLCGLLVLGAPPLVRAASAAADPATLPAVQVQAARVGGVDDFDLPASLSTLELGDSDRTGVQVSEALSGVPGLLARDRQNYAQDTQLSIRGFGARSAFGVRGVRLLLDGIPATMPDGQGQLSHFNLLGAERIEVLRGPFSALYGNSSGGVVQLWSADGQPDDPWRLRSTVGSHGTYSAGAQLQGQQGDVHYNVAATHFRTDGYRDHSQARRDSVNAKLGIDLAPGRRLDLLLNYLDAPRAQDPLGLTRAQFSADPRQATSVATQFDTRKSTRQAQAGAIFTQQVEQQTWRLMAYLGRRDVQQYLAVPVAVQANPLHAGGVIDLDGDYGGLDARWAWQGELAGRPFQLTVGANADRQKQHRTGYENFVGSTLGVKGRLRRDQEDQVQNVDQFAQAWWQFSQRWSLLAGLRHSQVRFRSDDAYIVGRNPDDSGRTDYAATTPVAGVVFRASDDLRFYASAGRGFETPTFNELGYRNDGGAGLALDLAAAKSENLELGAKWRDTAGAAWEAALFRADTDDELAVASNTNGRSTYRNIGRTRRQGAEASYRLPLGEAAQLQVSYTWLQATVRQAYLTCASSGCATPTAVVAAGARLPGVPRQQLFARWQWQPRAWQFAVEGVAAGATVANDLATARAPGYGLLNLEASRRWTTAHGVLRTFARIDNALDRAYIGSVIVNDGNARYYEPGPDRGYTVGLQWDFAH, encoded by the coding sequence ATGCCCGATCGCACCCCCCTTGCCCTGCTCTGCGGCCTGCTCGTCCTGGGCGCGCCGCCCCTCGTTCGCGCCGCCAGCGCCGCGGCCGACCCCGCCACCCTGCCCGCCGTGCAGGTCCAGGCCGCGCGGGTCGGCGGCGTCGACGATTTCGACCTGCCGGCGTCGCTGAGCACGCTGGAGCTGGGCGACAGCGACCGCACCGGCGTGCAGGTGTCCGAGGCGCTGTCCGGGGTGCCGGGACTGCTGGCGCGCGACCGCCAGAACTATGCGCAGGACACGCAGTTGTCGATCCGCGGTTTCGGCGCGCGTTCGGCGTTCGGCGTGCGCGGCGTGCGCCTGTTGCTGGACGGCATTCCGGCGACGATGCCCGACGGCCAGGGCCAGCTGTCGCACTTCAACCTGCTCGGCGCCGAGCGCATCGAGGTGCTGCGCGGGCCGTTCTCGGCGCTGTACGGCAACTCCTCCGGCGGCGTGGTGCAGCTGTGGAGCGCCGACGGCCAGCCCGACGATCCATGGCGGCTGCGCAGCACCGTCGGCAGCCATGGCACCTACAGCGCGGGGGCGCAGCTGCAGGGCCAGCAGGGCGACGTGCACTACAACGTCGCCGCCACCCACTTCCGCACCGACGGCTACCGCGACCACAGCCAGGCGCGGCGCGACTCGGTCAACGCCAAGCTCGGCATCGACCTGGCCCCGGGGCGGCGCCTGGACCTGCTGCTGAACTACCTGGACGCGCCGCGGGCGCAGGACCCGCTGGGCCTGACCCGCGCGCAGTTCAGCGCCGATCCGCGCCAGGCCACCTCGGTGGCCACCCAGTTCGACACGCGCAAGTCCACCCGCCAGGCGCAGGCCGGGGCGATCTTCACCCAGCAGGTGGAGCAGCAGACCTGGCGGCTGATGGCCTACCTCGGGCGCCGCGACGTGCAGCAGTACCTGGCGGTCCCGGTGGCGGTGCAGGCCAATCCGTTGCACGCCGGCGGGGTGATCGACCTGGACGGCGACTACGGTGGCCTCGACGCGCGCTGGGCCTGGCAGGGCGAGTTGGCCGGGCGCCCGTTCCAGCTCACCGTCGGCGCCAATGCCGACCGCCAGAAACAGCACCGCACCGGCTACGAGAACTTCGTCGGCAGCACGCTGGGAGTGAAGGGCCGACTGCGCCGCGACCAGGAGGACCAGGTGCAGAACGTGGACCAGTTCGCCCAGGCCTGGTGGCAGTTCAGCCAGCGCTGGTCGCTGCTGGCCGGTCTGCGCCACAGCCAGGTGCGCTTCCGCTCCGACGACGCCTACATCGTCGGCCGCAACCCGGACGACAGCGGCCGCACCGACTACGCGGCGACCACGCCGGTGGCCGGGGTGGTGTTCCGCGCCAGCGACGACCTGCGCTTCTACGCTTCCGCCGGCCGCGGCTTCGAGACGCCCACCTTCAACGAGCTGGGCTACCGCAACGACGGCGGCGCCGGCCTGGCGCTGGACCTGGCCGCGGCCAAAAGCGAGAACCTGGAACTCGGCGCGAAGTGGCGCGACACGGCCGGCGCGGCGTGGGAGGCGGCGCTGTTCCGCGCCGACACCGACGACGAACTGGCGGTGGCTAGCAACACCAACGGCCGCAGCACCTACCGCAACATCGGTCGCACCCGCCGCCAGGGCGCCGAGGCCAGCTACCGGCTGCCGCTGGGCGAGGCCGCGCAGCTGCAGGTGTCCTACACCTGGCTGCAGGCCACCGTGCGTCAGGCCTACCTGACCTGCGCCAGCAGCGGCTGCGCCACGCCCACCGCGGTGGTGGCGGCCGGCGCGCGCCTGCCCGGCGTGCCGCGCCAGCAACTGTTCGCGCGCTGGCAATGGCAGCCGCGCGCCTGGCAGTTCGCGGTGGAAGGCGTGGCCGCCGGCGCGACCGTCGCCAACGACCTGGCCACCGCGCGAGCGCCCGGCTACGGGCTGTTGAACCTGGAAGCCTCGCGGCGCTGGACCACCGCGCATGGCGTGCTGCGCACCTTCGCGCGCATCGACAACGCGCTCGATCGCGCCTACATCGGCTCGGTCATCGTCAACGACGGCAACGCCCGCTACTACGAGCCGGGGCCGGACCGTGGCTACACGGTCGGCCTGCAGTGGGATTTCGCGCACTGA